A section of the Metabacillus endolithicus genome encodes:
- a CDS encoding lysophospholipid acyltransferase family protein, with product MIKANKQAWFQAIFHLYNQQLLKRYFKGIYVSSSLPLPTRAIVCLNHSSWWDSLVLFHLNRTYLKTDLYVMMHEKGIRQYPFFRKLGAFSVNRDYPKDIIYSLKYSEALLDQGKTVGLFPQGDEFHLEKRPLTFLPGAIALQDKRPSVPILPISFYYSFGHSKKQEIYIVIGEPIDSLSFTGKTRKERNKEFEDTFTSQLNLLKNKVVHEQTSYFRQIL from the coding sequence ATGATTAAGGCAAATAAACAGGCTTGGTTTCAAGCCATTTTTCATCTTTATAATCAACAGCTTCTAAAAAGATATTTTAAAGGAATATATGTTTCTTCCAGTCTTCCTTTACCAACTAGAGCTATAGTTTGTTTAAATCATAGCTCATGGTGGGATTCACTTGTTTTATTTCATTTAAACCGTACTTACCTAAAAACTGATCTCTATGTGATGATGCACGAAAAAGGGATAAGGCAATATCCCTTTTTTCGTAAGCTTGGGGCTTTCTCAGTTAACCGGGACTACCCAAAAGATATAATCTACAGTTTAAAATACAGTGAAGCACTGCTAGATCAAGGTAAAACTGTCGGCCTTTTCCCACAAGGTGATGAGTTTCATTTAGAAAAAAGACCGCTCACCTTCCTGCCAGGAGCAATTGCGTTACAAGATAAACGACCTTCAGTTCCAATCCTGCCAATAAGCTTTTACTACTCATTTGGACATTCGAAAAAGCAGGAGATTTATATTGTGATAGGAGAACCTATCGATTCTTTATCGTTTACTGGAAAAACACGTAAAGAGAGAAATAAGGAGTTTGAAGATACTTTCACATCACAACTGAATTTATTAAAAAACAAGGTCGTACATGAACAAACAAGCTACTTTCGTCAGATACTTTAG
- the asnB gene encoding asparagine synthase (glutamine-hydrolyzing), translating into MCGITGWVNFKGNIRTEQETIKKMAETLAKRGPDDTNIWGEDHVQFGHKRLVVVDPAGGIQPMTRTKEGNSYTICYNGELYNTEDIRKELLSRGYTFKGHSDTEVLLQSYIEWEEECVHRLNGIFAFAVWDSKKEKLFIGRDRLGVKPLFYKEENGSILFASELKAILAHPSVSAKLDKSGLSEIFGVGPSRTPGVGVFKGIDELRPAHALVYTKNGLKKWRYWDVESKPHEDSVEETADKVKFLFTDAVKRQLVSDVPLCTFLSGGVDSSAITAVAAEHYKKEGKGQLHTYSIDYEDNDKFFKANEFQPNSDGPWIKKMSETFNTHHHSSVISQQELVDHLIEATSVRDLPGMADVDSSLLWFCREIKKDFVVGLSGECADEIFGGYPWFHRPEDLANSAFPWMRSTDERVSLLKPEWQDKLNLNEYVQARYQETVNETPLLEGESEVEAQRRQLFYLNMHWFMANLLDRKDRMSMGASLEVRVPFADHRLVEYVWNIPWEVKMHGDREKGILRKALEGLLPNEVLYRKKSPYPKTHNPEYTRLVTNWLKSLVSQKDSILHELLNKQKLNDIIETEGKAFQVPWFGQLMSGPQLLAHLAQIHVWFDSYSIDIDER; encoded by the coding sequence ATGTGCGGAATAACTGGTTGGGTAAACTTTAAAGGGAACATACGCACTGAGCAAGAAACGATTAAGAAAATGGCGGAAACGTTAGCAAAAAGAGGACCAGATGACACGAACATTTGGGGAGAAGATCATGTACAATTTGGTCATAAGCGTTTAGTTGTAGTTGACCCTGCCGGTGGTATTCAACCAATGACACGGACAAAAGAAGGCAACTCTTATACGATTTGCTATAACGGTGAGCTTTACAATACTGAGGATATTAGAAAAGAACTTCTTTCAAGAGGCTACACATTTAAAGGGCATTCTGATACAGAAGTTCTCCTTCAATCCTATATTGAATGGGAAGAAGAATGTGTACATCGTTTAAACGGAATATTTGCTTTTGCGGTTTGGGATTCAAAGAAAGAAAAATTATTTATCGGTAGAGATCGCTTGGGAGTAAAACCTTTATTTTATAAAGAAGAGAACGGATCAATCTTATTTGCTTCTGAGCTGAAAGCAATTCTAGCTCATCCTTCTGTTTCGGCTAAACTTGATAAATCAGGTCTTTCTGAAATATTTGGTGTTGGACCTTCTAGAACTCCTGGTGTTGGCGTTTTTAAAGGAATTGATGAACTGCGTCCAGCTCATGCCTTAGTTTATACAAAGAATGGATTAAAGAAGTGGCGTTATTGGGATGTAGAAAGCAAACCACATGAAGATTCTGTTGAAGAAACAGCGGATAAGGTAAAATTTTTATTTACAGATGCGGTTAAACGTCAATTAGTATCAGATGTTCCTTTATGTACGTTCCTTTCTGGCGGCGTTGACTCGAGTGCAATTACAGCTGTTGCTGCAGAACATTATAAAAAAGAAGGAAAAGGGCAACTTCATACTTATTCTATTGATTATGAAGATAATGATAAATTCTTTAAGGCAAATGAGTTTCAACCAAACTCAGATGGTCCGTGGATCAAGAAAATGAGTGAAACATTTAACACACATCATCATAGTAGTGTGATTTCACAACAGGAATTAGTTGATCATCTGATTGAAGCAACGTCTGTTCGTGACTTGCCTGGTATGGCAGATGTGGATTCATCTTTATTGTGGTTCTGCCGCGAAATTAAAAAAGACTTTGTTGTTGGTTTGTCAGGTGAATGTGCAGATGAAATTTTTGGAGGGTATCCTTGGTTTCATCGCCCTGAGGATTTAGCAAATTCAGCATTTCCATGGATGCGTTCAACAGATGAGCGAGTGTCGTTATTAAAGCCTGAGTGGCAAGATAAATTAAATCTTAATGAATATGTTCAAGCTCGCTATCAAGAAACAGTTAACGAAACACCGCTGCTTGAAGGTGAATCAGAGGTTGAAGCGCAAAGACGTCAACTATTCTACTTAAATATGCACTGGTTTATGGCAAATCTCTTAGACCGTAAAGATCGGATGAGTATGGGCGCAAGCTTAGAGGTTCGTGTACCGTTTGCTGATCATCGTCTTGTTGAATATGTATGGAACATTCCTTGGGAAGTAAAAATGCATGGAGATCGTGAAAAAGGAATTCTGCGAAAAGCGTTAGAGGGACTTCTTCCTAATGAGGTTCTTTATCGTAAGAAAAGTCCTTATCCGAAAACACATAATCCAGAGTATACAAGATTAGTAACAAACTGGTTGAAATCTTTAGTAAGCCAAAAAGATTCGATTTTACATGAGTTGTTAAATAAGCAAAAGCTTAATGATATTATCGAAACAGAGGGCAAAGCATTCCAGGTTCCTTGGTTCGGTCAATTAATGTCAGGTCCACAGCTTCTTGCTCATTTAGCACAAATTCATGTTTGGTTTGATAGCTATTCAATCGATATTGATGAAAGATAG
- a CDS encoding phytoene desaturase family protein: MKKMVVIGAGPGGLAAAMLLASKGHKVHLFEKQSYIGGRNSFIHEKGYTFDMGPTFLSMVHIAEEIFQTVGKNLHDYVELIELKEMYQLIFDDATINMTRNQDEMIKRLNQLSQGEGNGYLKFMNDTRNKMNALTPILQSKMDRFYHYFRWRVIKALPQLTVSKSLYEVLSKYFKDERVKLAFTFQSKYLGMSPWECPGAFSILSYMEHEYGIYHPKGGVNQLSKAMAKAFEELGGEIHLNQGVQKLVLDGKTVKGVQLEDGRKVFADEVIINGDFAHVMTNLVDEGVLKKYSKKKLQKKKFSCSTFMIYLGINKQYDLPHHTIVFAQDYKKNVEEITKTHSMPEDPSIYVQNASVTDPNLAPEGHSALYILAPVPSNYSQLDWEKEKHRFRDLVLKTLQEKTMFKNIEEHIEVEKIITPKNWEEDLFVYKGATFNLGHQLSQMMVLRPHNEFEELKNCWLVGGGTHPGSGLPTILESARITTKAINNQYKKQPDSIYLQTGEVRDVR; the protein is encoded by the coding sequence ATGAAAAAAATGGTTGTTATTGGGGCCGGACCTGGTGGATTAGCAGCAGCTATGCTATTAGCCAGCAAGGGGCATAAAGTTCATTTGTTCGAAAAACAATCGTATATTGGGGGCAGAAACTCTTTCATTCATGAAAAAGGCTATACATTTGATATGGGCCCTACATTTTTAAGCATGGTTCATATCGCGGAAGAAATTTTTCAAACGGTAGGAAAAAACCTTCATGACTATGTTGAACTTATTGAACTAAAGGAAATGTATCAACTAATTTTCGATGATGCCACAATTAATATGACAAGAAATCAAGATGAAATGATAAAGAGGCTAAATCAACTTTCTCAAGGTGAAGGAAATGGCTACCTAAAATTTATGAATGATACAAGAAATAAAATGAATGCCCTCACACCTATCTTACAAAGCAAAATGGATCGATTTTACCATTATTTTAGATGGCGTGTGATCAAGGCATTGCCACAGCTCACTGTTTCTAAAAGTTTATATGAAGTTCTTTCAAAATATTTTAAAGATGAACGTGTTAAGCTAGCATTTACTTTTCAATCTAAATATCTAGGCATGTCACCATGGGAATGCCCCGGAGCTTTTTCCATTCTTTCATATATGGAGCATGAGTATGGAATTTACCACCCAAAGGGAGGAGTGAATCAGCTTTCAAAGGCAATGGCAAAGGCATTTGAAGAGCTTGGGGGAGAAATTCACTTAAACCAGGGAGTGCAGAAGTTAGTATTGGACGGAAAAACAGTAAAAGGCGTTCAGCTTGAGGATGGTCGAAAAGTGTTTGCTGATGAAGTGATCATTAACGGTGATTTTGCCCATGTAATGACAAACTTGGTGGATGAAGGTGTATTGAAAAAGTATTCAAAGAAAAAACTTCAGAAAAAGAAATTTTCTTGTTCAACATTCATGATCTATCTTGGCATAAACAAGCAATACGATCTCCCACATCATACAATTGTGTTTGCTCAGGATTATAAGAAAAATGTTGAAGAAATTACGAAAACTCACTCAATGCCTGAAGATCCATCCATTTATGTTCAGAATGCTAGTGTCACAGATCCAAATCTTGCTCCGGAGGGACATTCAGCACTATATATCCTGGCTCCGGTACCAAGTAATTATAGTCAACTAGATTGGGAGAAAGAAAAACATAGATTTAGAGATCTTGTATTAAAAACATTACAAGAAAAAACAATGTTTAAAAACATAGAAGAGCACATTGAAGTTGAAAAAATCATTACACCTAAGAATTGGGAAGAAGACCTGTTTGTCTATAAAGGAGCAACATTTAACTTAGGACATCAGCTTTCTCAAATGATGGTCTTGCGGCCACATAATGAATTTGAAGAGTTAAAGAATTGCTGGTTAGTTGGGGGAGGTACCCATCCTGGCAGTGGTCTTCCGACGATTCTCGAATCAGCACGTATCACGACAAAGGCAATAAACAACCAATATAAGAAACAGCCGGATTCGATATATCTACAAACAGGAGAAGTGAGGGATGTAAGATGA
- a CDS encoding phytoene desaturase family protein produces MKKVVIIGGGLGGLAAAISLAAKGYNVQIVEKNNHIGGKLMPYKLGSHQFDFGPNTITMPQIFKRVFELAGEKSENYLTFQKLPIHTRNVLSNGQILDFTNDHTHMKKQLAQVDEYGDKHFHSFVDEITRLYTLSEKHFFYKTFQSWTDYVSPTLASALLRVRPFESLHHFFSRYFRKREVIETFARYATYIGSSPYKSPATFSMIAYLELVQGVYFIKGGNVRLAESYEQLAKKLGVEITLNTTVTKLNVDHKKVTSILLANGETISADEVIMNADLLKAYPELVEKQYRPHFSDVKRNRYEPSISAFVILAGLSIRNPQLLHHNVFFSKQYKEEFQEMFQEQKYSKNPTVYISNSSITDPEQSPEGDNLFILVNAPALGRNGEAEMNPHEYKEHIYSLLESKGLSIRKHLVQERVITPQDISTKFGAYRGTLYGLSSHKRKDAFLRPSNFSKDIRNLSFVGGSTHPGGGSPMVVISGLNVAEVLAKRL; encoded by the coding sequence ATGAAAAAGGTTGTTATCATAGGAGGCGGTTTAGGAGGATTAGCTGCTGCTATTTCTTTAGCCGCTAAGGGATATAACGTACAAATCGTTGAAAAAAACAATCATATTGGCGGAAAACTAATGCCTTATAAACTAGGCTCACATCAATTTGACTTTGGACCAAATACGATCACCATGCCTCAAATATTTAAGCGTGTTTTTGAACTAGCAGGTGAGAAGTCGGAAAATTATCTTACCTTTCAAAAGCTACCGATTCATACTCGTAATGTTTTAAGTAACGGACAAATATTAGATTTCACCAATGATCACACACACATGAAGAAGCAGCTTGCTCAGGTAGATGAATATGGGGATAAGCACTTTCATTCATTTGTTGACGAAATAACACGTCTCTACACTTTGTCAGAAAAGCACTTCTTTTATAAAACCTTTCAATCATGGACAGATTATGTGTCACCAACACTTGCTTCTGCTCTCTTAAGAGTCCGACCGTTTGAATCACTTCACCATTTTTTCAGTCGTTATTTTAGGAAAAGAGAAGTGATTGAAACATTTGCACGCTATGCAACCTATATCGGTTCCTCTCCATACAAGAGTCCAGCAACATTTAGCATGATTGCTTATTTAGAGCTTGTACAAGGAGTATATTTTATTAAAGGTGGTAATGTGCGTTTAGCTGAAAGCTACGAACAACTCGCTAAGAAGCTAGGAGTCGAAATTACTTTAAATACAACTGTAACAAAGTTAAACGTTGATCATAAAAAAGTGACTTCCATCCTGTTAGCAAACGGTGAAACCATCTCTGCTGATGAAGTAATCATGAATGCGGATCTATTAAAGGCATATCCTGAGTTAGTTGAAAAACAATATCGCCCACATTTTTCAGATGTAAAACGGAATCGCTATGAACCATCTATTTCGGCATTTGTTATTTTGGCAGGCTTATCCATACGGAATCCACAGCTTCTTCATCATAATGTCTTTTTTTCAAAACAATATAAAGAGGAATTTCAAGAGATGTTTCAAGAACAAAAATATAGTAAAAACCCAACTGTTTATATAAGCAACAGCTCAATAACAGATCCTGAACAATCACCAGAAGGCGATAATCTATTTATTCTAGTCAATGCCCCCGCTTTAGGCAGAAATGGAGAAGCAGAAATGAATCCTCATGAATATAAAGAACATATTTACTCCCTTTTAGAGAGTAAAGGTCTTTCTATTAGAAAACATCTTGTACAAGAGCGAGTCATCACGCCACAGGACATTTCAACTAAATTTGGTGCCTATCGTGGCACATTATACGGCTTATCAAGCCACAAACGCAAAGATGCATTTTTAAGACCTAGCAATTTCTCAAAAGATATTCGTAATTTATCCTTTGTTGGCGGCAGCACCCATCCTGGTGGAGGCTCTCCGATGGTTGTAATTAGTGGGTTAAATGTAGCTGAGGTTTTGGCAAAGCGGCTGTAA
- a CDS encoding phytoene/squalene synthase family protein — protein sequence MVNVEIAYRQCEQMIRQHSQTFYKAFSLLPEEKRKAVWAVYAFCRIVDDIVDEGSSPHEELKQFEQEFTLFLNGVMPLNNQYMWVALKDAFSRFQLDDKPFFDMLKGQGMDLVKTRYETMNEVLDYSYHVASTVGLMLLPILAPKEKVALKDGAIALGLGMQITNILRDIGEDLQRDRVYIPKELLLKYHYSHLELQHGIINSDFIQLWEHMAQEAEMYYTRALETMHLYPIASRTPVKASALFYREILRKIRDQGYRVFSEKQFVTNDEKSTILSRISG from the coding sequence ATGGTCAATGTAGAGATAGCGTATAGACAATGTGAACAAATGATTAGGCAACACTCACAAACCTTTTATAAGGCATTTTCTTTGCTTCCTGAAGAAAAGCGGAAAGCGGTGTGGGCTGTTTATGCGTTTTGTCGAATAGTTGATGACATTGTTGATGAAGGTAGCTCTCCACATGAGGAACTAAAACAATTTGAACAGGAGTTTACGTTATTTTTAAATGGAGTCATGCCACTGAATAATCAATATATGTGGGTTGCGCTAAAAGATGCTTTCTCCCGGTTTCAATTAGATGATAAACCGTTTTTCGACATGTTGAAGGGACAGGGAATGGACTTAGTCAAAACACGCTATGAAACGATGAATGAGGTGCTTGATTATTCCTATCATGTTGCTAGTACAGTAGGACTCATGCTGTTACCAATTTTGGCTCCAAAAGAAAAAGTAGCACTCAAAGACGGTGCCATCGCACTTGGCCTAGGTATGCAAATTACCAATATTCTACGTGACATTGGAGAAGATTTACAGCGTGACCGTGTTTATATTCCAAAGGAATTATTGCTGAAATATCACTATTCACATCTTGAACTTCAGCACGGGATTATTAATTCAGATTTTATTCAGCTATGGGAACATATGGCGCAGGAAGCTGAGATGTACTATACAAGAGCACTGGAAACCATGCATCTTTATCCAATTGCCTCACGTACTCCTGTTAAAGCATCGGCGCTATTTTATCGTGAGATTTTAAGAAAAATTCGAGATCAAGGATATCGAGTGTTTTCGGAGAAACAATTTGTTACGAACGATGAGAAATCTACTATTTTGTCGAGGATATCAGGGTAA